Proteins found in one Geomonas subterranea genomic segment:
- a CDS encoding ABC transporter substrate-binding protein, whose protein sequence is MLRVTLILILCLCIAGCQSQVQHQTGPPLPLRLAYSTQHDCGLVHIALARGFMRDEGLSVETHPFGYGKAALQAVLEGKADVATVAQTPVVFATLQGQRLSLLASIFTSNKNHAILADRKSGVARPSDLKGRRIGFTAGTTTHMFLSSFLTANGLSIEDVVLVPLLPEQMQDALLAGRVDAVSTWVPNEKIIAGSLSGRGVIFEDPYIYTETFVIAGQTQYVASNQEAMRRLLRALVRAEKFAAAHPKEAQSIVAAASKLPPAVLSECWGESERKLGLDHALLIALEDETRWAGALRLVREVRMPNYLESVDPRPLLAVKPEAVGQQVLKSDLRP, encoded by the coding sequence ATGCTGAGAGTCACGCTCATACTGATACTGTGCCTGTGCATCGCCGGCTGCCAAAGCCAGGTCCAGCACCAGACGGGGCCGCCCCTGCCCCTGCGCCTGGCCTATTCCACCCAGCACGATTGCGGGCTCGTTCACATCGCCCTCGCCCGGGGGTTCATGCGGGATGAGGGGCTGAGCGTCGAGACGCATCCATTCGGGTACGGCAAGGCGGCTCTGCAGGCGGTGCTGGAAGGGAAGGCGGATGTAGCCACCGTCGCCCAAACCCCGGTGGTCTTCGCGACGCTGCAGGGGCAGAGACTCTCCCTCTTGGCAAGCATCTTCACCTCCAACAAGAATCACGCCATCCTCGCCGACCGCAAAAGCGGCGTTGCCCGCCCCTCTGATCTTAAGGGGCGGCGCATCGGGTTCACGGCGGGAACCACCACCCACATGTTCCTTTCGTCCTTTCTTACCGCCAACGGTCTGAGCATCGAGGACGTGGTCCTGGTCCCCCTGCTGCCGGAACAGATGCAGGACGCCCTTCTCGCCGGCCGGGTCGATGCGGTATCCACCTGGGTGCCCAACGAGAAGATCATCGCCGGGAGCCTCTCCGGGCGAGGCGTCATCTTCGAGGACCCCTATATCTATACCGAGACCTTCGTCATCGCAGGGCAGACCCAATACGTGGCGAGCAACCAGGAGGCCATGAGGCGGTTGCTGCGCGCCCTGGTCCGCGCCGAGAAATTCGCCGCGGCACACCCGAAGGAGGCCCAGTCCATCGTGGCTGCCGCTTCAAAGCTTCCCCCGGCTGTGCTTTCCGAGTGCTGGGGGGAGAGCGAACGCAAGCTGGGCCTCGACCATGCGCTACTGATAGCGTTGGAGGACGAGACGCGATGGGCCGGTGCGCTGCGCCTGGTGCGGGAGGTTCGTATGCCCAATTACCTGGAATCGGTGGATCCCCGTCCGCTTTTGGCCGTGAAGCCAGAGGCGGTCGGTCAGCAGGTGCTGAAAAGTGACCTTCGCCCGTAG
- a CDS encoding SH3 domain-containing protein has translation MRKRALGGALLLLALCAGQALCAEKRWVVSEGTTLKNDQSVSAPNLADLPVGSELTLVEGEGRWLKVRTADGKEGWVYAGRVSDTQPVAEVAGGDGLLGDSMQKSQINTAKADSARSVRGLSPETAAYAKQHGTPEGLKKELDKILARKVSDKEVKAFLKEGKIGEYAQ, from the coding sequence ATGAGAAAGAGAGCTTTAGGCGGCGCGCTGCTGCTTCTGGCCCTGTGCGCGGGGCAGGCCCTGTGCGCCGAGAAACGCTGGGTGGTGAGCGAGGGGACCACCCTCAAAAACGACCAGTCGGTGAGCGCACCGAACCTGGCCGACCTCCCGGTGGGATCGGAGCTGACCCTCGTGGAGGGGGAGGGGCGCTGGCTCAAGGTGAGGACCGCGGACGGCAAGGAGGGGTGGGTTTACGCGGGACGGGTCTCCGACACCCAGCCGGTAGCCGAGGTGGCGGGGGGCGACGGGCTTTTGGGCGACAGCATGCAGAAGAGCCAGATCAACACCGCCAAGGCGGACAGCGCCCGCAGCGTGCGCGGCCTCTCCCCGGAAACCGCCGCCTACGCGAAGCAGCACGGCACGCCGGAGGGGCTTAAGAAGGAGCTGGACAAGATCCTGGCGCGCAAGGTGTCCGACAAAGAGGTCAAGGCCTTCCTCAAGGAAGGGAAAATCGGCGAGTACGCCCAATAA
- a CDS encoding M48 family metalloprotease produces MKKLRLLPLVALSCLVAAQAHAGWQDKLNNLMKPESKEGKILSGATQVLSSSQEMTYQTECTVGESLALDSMQRFGKPVQNEALQKYVNLVGNAVARNSRRSTIPYRFVVLESPVRNAFAAPGGIVFISRGLLDVLDNEAELAGVLAHEVGHVAEKHALKSIRRAQFLQGAATITAANMKGSKGQQFESMMSDLQSTLFDKGLDQGMEFEADQAALETTYRTGYDPSALVSVLRKLKKQEATAAQKGSWFSTHPPLDERIERLSARLDKYPAAGSATLPVRFAKYVKPGKGGKAVK; encoded by the coding sequence ATGAAAAAACTACGTCTTTTACCGCTGGTCGCGCTCTCCTGCCTCGTCGCCGCCCAGGCCCATGCCGGATGGCAGGACAAGCTCAACAACCTGATGAAACCGGAATCCAAGGAAGGGAAGATCCTCTCCGGGGCGACCCAGGTACTCTCCTCGTCGCAGGAGATGACCTACCAGACCGAGTGCACCGTGGGCGAGAGCCTGGCGCTGGACAGCATGCAGCGTTTCGGCAAGCCTGTGCAAAACGAGGCGCTGCAGAAATACGTGAACCTGGTGGGGAACGCGGTGGCCCGAAACAGCCGGCGCTCCACCATACCGTACCGCTTCGTGGTGCTGGAGAGCCCGGTGCGGAACGCATTCGCCGCCCCCGGCGGCATCGTCTTCATCAGCCGGGGGCTCCTCGACGTCCTGGACAACGAGGCGGAACTCGCCGGGGTCCTGGCGCACGAGGTGGGGCACGTCGCGGAGAAGCACGCGCTGAAAAGCATACGGCGCGCCCAGTTCCTGCAGGGCGCTGCCACCATCACCGCCGCCAACATGAAGGGGAGCAAGGGGCAGCAGTTCGAGTCGATGATGAGCGACCTGCAGTCGACGCTGTTCGACAAGGGGCTGGACCAGGGGATGGAGTTCGAAGCTGATCAGGCCGCCCTGGAGACGACCTACCGGACCGGCTACGACCCGTCGGCACTGGTGAGCGTGCTGCGCAAGCTGAAGAAACAGGAGGCGACCGCGGCGCAGAAGGGATCCTGGTTCTCCACCCATCCGCCGCTGGACGAGCGGATCGAGCGGCTGTCGGCGCGGCTCGACAAGTACCCGGCCGCGGGCTCGGCGACCCTTCCGGTCCGGTTCGCCAAGTACGTGAAACCGGGGAAGGGCGGGAAAGCGGTCAAGTGA
- a CDS encoding CHAT domain-containing protein: MEGLRAEIKLDQLKDGFLADKMDVYQGLVGLLVDLGRHDEAFTVAERSRARNLIDILGRQRLSLAGGADQDLYDRQNRLREQIQEQEQLALQASTPAERTMYAAALDKLRADYQDLLLDIERRRPELLALVKVAPVTAGEVRALLEPGVTLLSYYQLPDRLLCWRLGRQGAELFVLGVSARELADKVATYRRMLQNLEPLEQNSRELYRILLSGPLAGVPEGETVGVVPHGSLHYLSFATLYDGRDYLVDRHTLFHLPAASVYRHTLARRQPGKNLRILAIGNPDLGNAALDLPFAEKEAGTLRWNYSDVTTLTRERATESWVRENIAKFGIIHLASHGEFDTVNPLFSSIRLAKDGKNDGRLQAEEVFGLDIKADLVVLSACQTGLGDVKSGDDVIGMNRAFLFAGTHALVSSLWRVSDVSSAILMKQFYRDYSLSDKAQALRLAMLHVRNRYPHPGYWGAFVLTGDYK; the protein is encoded by the coding sequence GTGGAGGGGCTGCGCGCCGAGATCAAGCTGGACCAGTTGAAAGACGGCTTCCTCGCCGACAAGATGGACGTCTACCAGGGGCTGGTGGGGCTTCTGGTTGACCTTGGGCGCCATGACGAGGCCTTCACCGTGGCCGAGCGTTCCCGCGCCAGGAACCTGATCGACATACTGGGGCGGCAGCGCCTCTCCCTCGCCGGCGGTGCCGACCAGGACCTCTACGACCGGCAGAACCGGCTCAGGGAGCAGATCCAGGAACAGGAGCAGCTCGCACTGCAGGCGTCGACTCCCGCCGAACGTACCATGTACGCGGCGGCGCTGGACAAGCTGCGCGCCGACTACCAGGACCTCCTGCTCGACATCGAAAGGCGCCGCCCCGAGCTCCTCGCGCTGGTCAAGGTGGCCCCGGTGACGGCGGGCGAGGTCCGGGCCCTCCTGGAGCCGGGGGTGACCCTCCTCTCCTACTACCAGCTCCCGGACCGGCTCCTGTGCTGGCGGCTGGGGCGGCAGGGGGCGGAGCTTTTCGTGCTCGGGGTTTCCGCACGGGAGCTCGCCGACAAGGTCGCCACCTACCGGCGCATGCTGCAGAACCTGGAGCCCCTGGAACAGAACTCGCGGGAGCTCTACCGTATCCTCCTCTCCGGGCCCCTTGCCGGCGTCCCGGAAGGGGAGACGGTGGGGGTCGTGCCGCACGGCAGCCTGCACTACCTCTCCTTCGCCACGCTCTACGACGGCCGGGACTACCTGGTGGACCGGCACACCCTGTTCCACCTCCCGGCCGCCTCGGTGTACCGCCACACCCTGGCCCGGCGCCAGCCCGGCAAAAACCTGCGCATACTGGCCATCGGCAACCCGGACCTCGGCAACGCCGCCCTCGACCTCCCCTTCGCCGAGAAGGAGGCCGGGACGCTGCGCTGGAACTACAGCGACGTGACCACCCTGACCCGGGAGCGGGCCACCGAGAGCTGGGTGCGTGAGAACATCGCCAAGTTCGGTATCATTCATCTCGCCTCGCATGGGGAGTTTGACACGGTGAACCCGCTCTTCTCATCCATCCGGCTGGCCAAGGACGGCAAGAACGACGGCCGGCTGCAGGCCGAGGAGGTGTTCGGGCTGGACATCAAGGCGGACCTCGTGGTCCTCTCCGCCTGCCAGACCGGCCTTGGGGACGTGAAGAGCGGCGACGACGTGATCGGCATGAACCGGGCCTTCCTCTTTGCCGGGACCCATGCCCTGGTTTCCAGCCTCTGGCGCGTCTCAGACGTCTCCAGCGCGATACTGATGAAGCAGTTTTACCGGGACTACAGCCTGAGCGACAAGGCCCAGGCGCTCCGGTTGGCCATGCTGCACGTGAGGAACCGCTACCCGCACCCCGGCTACTGGGGGGCGTTCGTACTGACGGGCGATTACAAGTAG